One genomic window of Coffea eugenioides isolate CCC68of chromosome 1, Ceug_1.0, whole genome shotgun sequence includes the following:
- the LOC113759761 gene encoding uncharacterized protein LOC113759761: MDKTWMKISNRKDKAYELGVKNFLKFAYSQKVENQKIPCPCTQCNNFCNQTKTVVEDHLLTQGIRKSYTRWIHHGEQFRHQNCGDSTKHGDGEEDSDTEDLNDMLHDIGTAQWGDNWAGREESTDDSLNANHSDTNNFLKLLEDAKKELYPGNHFYSKLSFVVTLLHLKTMSGWTIKSFNALLEIFRHALPPEATVPKSFADAKKLIRDLGFKSEKIHACVNDCVLFRKENENFDTCPNLNCKEPRYKMAGSRVPRKVLRYFPLKSRLQRLYTHKEIASDMRWHKEKCVHDDNIMRHPADSEAWKHFDRLHPDFAVDPRNVRLGLATDGFNPFGTMSSAYSIWPIYLVPYNLPPWKCMRDPFFFLSMLIPGPKSPGNEIDVYMEPLIDELNEMWLGVETYDAYICVVHDHLGSQ, from the coding sequence ATGGATAAAACTTGGATGAAGATTAGCAATAGGAAGGACAAGGCTTATGAACTCGGAGTAAAAAATTTCCTCAAGTTTGCATATTCtcaaaaagttgaaaatcaGAAAATCCCATGCCCATGTACACAATGCAATAATTTTTGTAACCAAACTAAAACAGTTGTGGAGGATCACTTATTGACTCAAGGCATTCGTAAAAGCTACACAAGATGGATACACCATGGGGAACAATTTCGACACCAAAATTGTGGGGATAGCACTAAACATGGGGATGGAGAGGAGGATAGTGATACTGAAGATTTAAATGACATGTTGCACGACATTGGGACAGCACAATGGGGGGACAATTGGGCTGGTAGGGAAGAATCAACGGATGATAGTCTAAATGCGAATCATAGCGACACAAATAACTTTCTTAAATTGTTAGAAGATGCAAAAAAGGAGCTGTATCCAGGGAATCATTTTTACTCAAAGCTATCCTTTGTAGTCACTTTGCTCCATTTGAAAACAATGAGCGGGTGGACTATAAAGTCATTCAATgcattgctggaaatttttaggCATGCACTACCTCCTGAAGCCACAGTTCCCAAGTCTTTTGCTGATGCTAAGAAGCTCATTCGAGACTTAGGTTTTAAATCTGAAAAAATCCATGCTTGTGTCAATGATTGTGTTCTCTTCCgcaaggaaaatgaaaattttgacacTTGTCCAAATCTAAATTGTAAAGAACCTCGCTACAAGATGGCAGGTTCAAGAGTTCCACGCAAAGTTTTGCGTTACTTTCCTTTGAAGTCTAGGCTGCAACGATTATATACCCACAAAGAAATAGCTTCAGATATGAGATGGCATAAAGAAAAGTGTGTGCATGATGATAACATCATGCGGCATCCAGCAGACAGTGAAGCATGGAAACACTTTGATAGGTTGCATCCGGACTTCGCCGTTGATCCTAGAAATGTGAGGTTAGGTCTTGCAACTGATGGTTTCAATCCTTTTGGGACCATGAGTAGTGCTTATAGCATCTGGCCTATTTATCTAGTGCCATACAATCTGCCCCCTTGGAAGTGTATGAGagatcctttctttttcctatcAATGCTAATTCCTGGGCCTAAATCCCCGGGAAATGAGATTGATGTTTACATGGAGCCTCTAATAGATGAACTGAATGAAATGTGGCTTGGTGTTGAAACATATGATGCATATATATGTGTGGTTCACGATCATCTAGGCTCTCAATGA